In the Deltaproteobacteria bacterium genome, AGCCCGGTCTTTTAAAGAAAAAGTGCTTCGCCGGGCCGGACACGAACCAATCGCTTATATCCGGGGTCAAAAAGAATTCTGGTCTTTAGATTTTGAAGTCAATCCCTTTGTTCTGATCCCCAGGCCTGAAACCGAGCTTCTGGTGGAAGAGGCCTTGAAATGCCTTTCAGACCGGCAGGGAAACCAGACGGTGGTTGAACTGGGGACCGGTTCCGGGGCTGTTTCCGTGGCCCTGGCCAAATCGATCCCCGATTCGAAGTCCTTGCGTATTATTGCCACCGATCTTTCCCGACCGGCTTTGCAAACAGCCTTTAGAAATGCAGGCCATCACGGGGTTGAAGCAGCCGTTCATTTTGTCCAGGGGGACTGGCTGACCCCTTTTTCTTTGAAACAGAGATGGATCGACCTGGTGATTTCCAATCCCCCTTATATCGCCGAAGCGGAGATCTTCGGCTTGCCGCCGACCGTAAAAAACTATGAACCCCTGAAGGCCCTTTGGGGGGGACCGGACGGCCTGGAGGCCATTCGGACCATCATTCGACAAGCCGGCCGCCAACTCAAGACCGGCGGCCGGCTGTTCATGGAAATTGGAGAAAGCCAGGGGGCCCAGGTTCTGGGTCTGGCCATGGAAAACCGATTTGAACCAGCCGCCATCTTAAAGGATTATGCCGGAAGAGACCGGGTGCTTTCGGCCTGCTATCATGGATAAAATTAAGATTCAGGGTAAAATCCCTTTGAAGGGAAAGGTATCTCTTTCGGGGGCCAAGAATGCCGCTCTGCCTATCCTGTCGGCCACTCTTTTGGTTGATGGGTGGTCCGCCCTTTCCAACCTTCCGGCCTTGAGAGACATTCAAACCGAAAAAAAGTTACTCTCCTTTTTGGGAACCCATTTCGAAGAAGGACCGGAAGGAACGTTGCGTATCAACAGTTCCGGGATTGACCGATTTGAGGCCCCTTATGA is a window encoding:
- the prmC gene encoding peptide chain release factor N(5)-glutamine methyltransferase, with protein sequence MVRPQTITTIPEKDSRTIRQALTWAVNCLKKEDLPDPRLSAELLLGSVLKMDRLYLLLSSDQILPDTEARSFKEKVLRRAGHEPIAYIRGQKEFWSLDFEVNPFVLIPRPETELLVEEALKCLSDRQGNQTVVELGTGSGAVSVALAKSIPDSKSLRIIATDLSRPALQTAFRNAGHHGVEAAVHFVQGDWLTPFSLKQRWIDLVISNPPYIAEAEIFGLPPTVKNYEPLKALWGGPDGLEAIRTIIRQAGRQLKTGGRLFMEIGESQGAQVLGLAMENRFEPAAILKDYAGRDRVLSACYHG